In Brassica napus cultivar Da-Ae chromosome C2, Da-Ae, whole genome shotgun sequence, the sequence AATAATTAACACATAAATTATAATCAAATCAATCACCCACCATTCCTGAGGAGCCAGCCCGTGGTTCTATTGTGTTATGACCCTCTTTTGGACAATTCCTACTAGATATTGATGTCCTATCGACCATTCAACTCGGTTTGGACTGTTTGAATGATCTATGCACTTACATTTACGAAAGagattaaataaacaaaaatcttCCCAATTTTATTGAAACAATAGTGACATGCATAGACTTTCCAGTCAACGTTCATATTATAAATGCAGAATTGagacaatatttattttaacttgGACAATTCGTTAATAGCGATATCCAACAATTTCAAAACGGAAATAATACTATACATTAAGATGTCGACGGGAGGCAATTTAGGTGATGTCCATATCAATACCATGTGTTATATAGCACGCGAGAGGAATAGTGAGGTATATATGAAGGTAACATTAACAATAGCTGGTCGTTTTAAATGGAAATATAGAGaaagtatttatttaaatgattgAAGCTCGAGACCATGACATGTATTATAGTTAATTGTACTAGTTAGTCTCTATATTATCATGAATGGATAATCATTTACCATTTCGAAATGTATGAACGCGTTGAGTCTCGTGAGATTTACTTTGACTTGTTATCTTTTTCATTTGCCAATTTTCGAGAGAAAGAAAAGGTAACAAGACTAACAGATTTGGGGCATCagattctttcttctcttctttttttttttttgtcactgactttctttcttctcttcttaaTTACCACAAAAGAATCAAGGAAAAAGGTTTTGAGCTTCACCAACCATTCAaggtatataaatttaataaaataatacatttctacgtgtatgtttttcttttattttgttgataATCATATATTTTCGTGTGTTCCTCGTTGAGAGATTCTGATTCTTTTgtcttctatttatttttttcttttggaaaaaGCTCACATGCCCATAAAGATAACGTAAAGCTAGTTTGGATATCAAAAGAAATGATTTCAGTTGTAATTTGTTTGTATCTGCATGTATACTATCAGCTAAAATGAACTTTAATTTGCTTTGTATATATAGTttgaaaataatcaatttaatgaAATTGGTCTAGAATCTAACCAGTCATAGAAAGATCTCTTACTTAATTTGGAGATAGTAAAAATTGGAGACTATTTCGACCTTGTAAATTTTAAAGGAAGGCTAGATTATCGTTTATTCTATCTTTAACTTTGTAGATATATAGAGATGAGTTCATCCACTATAATAGCTAGACATGGTAGCATTTACATAGACTAAAGTTTCTTAATCTTGATAAGTGCCACGtatgaaatgaaaatttaatttcGTGAAAAAGCTAATATTTAATCATCTGTTTGCAGGGGCGTCCCTGAGATGTTGGGGGCCTAAAACAATTTAGTAagagttttataaattttttttttttacaaatttaggaGCCCCTTcttatgtaaattttttaaaaaaatttgggggCCCTAAGCCGGTGTTTCAGTCCGCTGTGCCCAGGACCGCCCCTGTCTGTTTGTGACGTAATGCCACACTTTCTTTAATTTGTAGGCAAATGAAATCCCTCTTTAACAAAGAATGTGCccttttaaatgaaaaaatgtGAAAGCTTGTCGCGTATCAATGGATAAATCTTCACACACGAAAAAGCTATAAGAAAgagattttcaaaatttgggTTTCGAACCAAAATCTTCACGATTTCTCCCCTGACATTGTATATTAATTAGGTAGCAACTTTTCTTTTCTCGTTGCTTTTCTTTCACAAAAAGATGagatctaaaattatatatttgttgacAGCTTTAGATGATGCAATTATAAGATGATGATTTCATTGTAAAAGGCAGAACATCAGAATAAAAAAACGACGGGCTACGATTTTCCCATGCAAGACCATCCGCCTGTACCTTCTCCGGCAAACGTGCCATGCATGCACGGACGTGTTCtagaaattttaattaatatttttgctGCTTGTTGAGCACTACAAGCCAAATATTCTTACTAAATTATAGCTTTATTTTCACTAAATCGAGGAAAGTTACTATGTAAGTACGTATTTCtgatttgtataaatatatcaGTTTATATTACTTTTAACGTTAAATGGTTTTAGTAGGTCATATGATTAGTCTAAAGGTATGTTTAACTGTTTTATCAAACAATTGGCATAACATTGATAAATGATAAATTTGCGTCATTGTGTATGTTTAAAGGTAGAGTTCGAGCTATTCTAATCTTTTTAGCCAATCATAACTGTTTTACTGGTAATAATCCTGAATCTTTATGAACTTCCAAATAATTTTTGGAGTTTCACATAATTCCCCCGGTTAAAGAAAAggttaaaaagataaatttacgTCAACACAAACCGGGATCGTTAGTATTTGAAAAGTAGGACTAATGTGTAAAGAGAGATTGAAAAAATCGAATTTGGATTCGTATAAATAATGGTTTAATGAAATTTATCTCTATAAGTTGTCATGGGTattgaaattaatattttcattgtCGCTTTTATTGAATTACGTTTCGCCGACACGTGAATGGAGATGCTTTGCATGTGAATTACCTTGCTTTGTAGCGAACAAATTAAAATAACCAAAAGAATATCAATGATTCTCCGATAAATGAAAAGAACGAAGAAAAAAAGATAACGTTTTAGTGTCCAAgacatgaaaataaatttcaaagaGAAAAAGTGAAgtaaaaaattttaagaaaaaaaaaagagagagaatagagcAGAATCAAAACAACGATGAGAAAACAATCGACATAAAGatactttagttttttttgtcctCGGACAATGTATATATAGGAAAGGACGTCCTATAGGAAACCAAACTAATTTATGTCTATTTATGTTATGTGCGATCATAACAAACTATATAAGAACTCGGtctaaaaatcagaaatttcTTATAGTATGAACTCACAAAACCTCAATCTACAGGTTTAAGCCACCAATATACAAACCAAATTAGAATCCGGTATGTTAAATATATAGTGGCCCACTTGAAAACGCAGTCATATAGAGTCCAATTACAGCTATTCTTTTAGGAAGGACCAAGGACCATTCTACATTCAGTTTAAATCATTTTCGGTTTTcatatctctatctctctacAGCGACATAACAATGATGTGATGTGATGTGGGAATATATATGCATAGACAAAAATAAAAcgcataatatatattatacatattatattgcagagttctatatttttcttttatttctaaatatagATAGAAATAATTCGCAATATTATTACACGAGGTTAAATCTGTACGGTAATAAAAACGACAAAcgacttttttttggtaaagaaAACCACTTTCTATGCTGTATGTCTTAGTTTACCATTTGCTGAAATCTCGGTTTTAATTTTACGAGTctttaatcaaaataaaacaaatcatagTTTAATCCATATTCAGAGCTAGACACTGAAAATAGAGTTCTGTGTCCAATTAACTACTTATAGTGAAACTATATACATGcgaaagaaaataagaattttacatgttttttttttggtcaaggaaatgtatattttatttgcaAGTTTGGAATGCCATCTACTTGCACTATTGTTGGCAGTGGCACTGTGGATTTAACAAACGCTCTAACAAACAGCCAAAGTTATATATATGACTTGGTCTCTACCTCCACAACCTATCATAGTAGGATCTAGAACCGGAAGAAGAACTCTCCAGTTCATGTTTTCGTGTCCCATGCTCCTCCTCTTGTTGGTTTTGGCCACTGCCTTATGCCCTTTGCCTTGTGCctaattaaaactaattattaatggaaaaaaaaaattaaggtgGGCACATGCCACACCCCCTCTTGCCCTGGGTCCGCCCCTGCTTTTATTGTGACTAGATTGATCAGATTTGATACTTACTGGTTTCTCAGGCTTTGTAATTCGTTTGGTGGGCCGCTTGTCATCGCCGTCCTTCTTATTTTCGTCTTGAAAATGCAAAGCCTCTGCTTAGACCCTTAGTGAAAGTTGTTCAAACTGCAACaaacgaaaagaaaaacaaagcttATAATTTCCCCTGAATATGCaaatataataaagttttctgttttgataaaaaaaataataataaagttttctgTATATCATAGACAacttttttcataaaatttctaaataaaatttacagaaaatacTCAGAATCCAAAGATGCAGAAGAATGAAATTACTCAAAAGTTATATATCACATCTGAAGCGTAGAAAAGAGGAGAGAGGTTCAGTTCCTAGAAGCAGAGCTTGGTCTATGGTTCTTGTGGCTGGTCAACCTTTTCCTTCTCATCCACTTTGTCTCACAAGATGATGAATAAGCCGCTCCTTCAGCTGGTGGGAGCTCGCATGGAAGAGCCATATATAGCAGTGCTGGTGAAGGCGTTGAGAACAAGGAACGCCAAAATGGGAGACAAATCTAATCCTCCAAGAGGTGGTATGAATCCCCGGAATATGTTCAAGTATGGATCACATAGAGTGCTGATACAATGGCAACACATTACATATACTCACTGTGTCCCAGAGACCCCAAGCATCTAGGTCATTCAGAAGATCTAATGATTCAGTTGAATTTACTATAGCCATGTAGTTTTCACCCATTTTTAAAACCGTCCATGAGTACGTTGCTCCTAGTTATTCTATGTCCAATTAGAGTGAACCTTTTGTCCTAATTGAAACAACAACCACCGAGTGTCTCTACAGTTTCATGTTGTTGGTCTTATTAAAGGCTTCAGGAGAAGTGGGCATCAAATTAAACCAGTCCTTTTATCAGGGGATAGGGAATGGGCAGTGGCTGAGAATGTGGGGAGTGAGACTTTCAGAGCGAATCAACCAACTATTCTTTTTTTCTCCTGGAAAGAAATTTGAGTTTATATCTAATCTTCAGTACTCTGGATATAGGCGCGTGTTCCTATGGTAAGATCCTCAACTGAATTGCAATAACGATCATTTTCATGGTTAACTTCTTTGAGGTGGACTAATGGTATTGAACTTGATCTTATAGTCGTCTCAAATTCATTATTTCTCCAGCTCCATAAATCTAAACTAGTAGAAACAGCTAGGAAGCAATGAAGGGTTTTCTATATTTGacattttgaagtttttgtGTTTGAAGTATATAGATTATGAATCTTGTAACTTGTAACTATTCATGATTAAGGTTATACCATATTATAACTTACAAATCTATCTTTGACAAAAATTTATGGTAACGGCTATGACTTGAACCAACAGATAAAACTAATATGACTTGATTTTTGCCAAGCTTCTTGTGTGACATTTGTTACACAAATTACTCCTCAACATACGGTCAGTCCTCACCAGCACAATCAACACCTTATTGGTAATAAATCAAAAGAGATTCAATAGCTAATAAAAGAAAATCCCATCCTCTCCCCACCAAACATAGATTCTGATCACTAGATATTTCTCTTTATCAACTACGCATTGccagtttataattaaatataaaaatatttcatatggTTTTAGTATTCAAACCTTGATTAAGAAGAAAAACTAAGATGAAAAAGTTGTAGATCCATTTAAAAGTTTTCAAACTCGTCTATACATTCTCCGGACGTTAAATCCAAAAACCTAAAAAGGGTTATTAATATAacttcaacaaaacaaatgtcaTGATCCCTATGAGTCACTTGCCCCAAGACCACTCGCCGTCGACGGAAAACACCTCGAGATATCAGCCACCGAGTACGATCTCAAGGCACAAAACTCCAACGACGATTGAGACGACTTCAAATTACCAACGGACCCCTGACTCCTAGGATACAACGGAGgaagcatcatcatcatcgtctgaTGATGTCTCTGCCTCGGAGGAGACGGACTCGAACCCTGCGACGAGTCTCCCCCGGAAGAAGATCCTTCTCCGGCCGCAACCGCCATGGCGAGCGTCAACGCGCTCCTGCTCGAGCTCATGACGTGTTTCTTGGAGATTCCGCCACGTGGAGTcgtcttcttgttgttgttctccCAAATCTGATGGCAGAGGAGGTTCCTCCTCCTCCGGCTGTAAGGATTCTCCGgcttagccaccaagtccttcATCGACGACGAAGAAGTCAACGCCGACGCAGCCTCAGCCGCTAGGTTCGTGAATGACTTTGACTTTCCGTTGTAAAAACTCGATATCCCTTTCCTACGCAAAACAAACACATTATCACAGATCAGGAAAGTTccaatttttctttaaaaaaaaagtttcccaatttagaaagtttttaccTAACGGGTAAGACTTCTTCTAGTGATTCCATCAGAGCAAGAGGGCCTTTGTACGTAGACTCAGCTTCATT encodes:
- the BNAA02G05360D gene encoding protein OXIDATIVE STRESS 3 LIKE 2, coding for MDRVESYVFDISGDSLYQSSSSESFSSPSSSSAASSSIGKNSDDEEDFHGGEGEENEAESTYKGPLALMESLEEVLPVRKGISSFYNGKSKSFTNLAAEAASALTSSSSMKDLVAKPENPYSRRRRNLLCHQIWENNNKKTTPRGGISKKHVMSSSRSALTLAMAVAAGEGSSSGGDSSQGSSPSPPRQRHHQTMMMMLPPLYPRSQGSVGNLKSSQSSLEFCALRSYSVADISRCFPSTASGLGASDS